DNA sequence from the Lycium barbarum isolate Lr01 chromosome 5, ASM1917538v2, whole genome shotgun sequence genome:
ACTTCTACTTTGAtcatttagtaggcgtttggacatgcggtttgaaaccatgagatgaaatcagcgtttggacatgcatttcatctcatggtctcaaatcatggtttgaaaccccaaattatccaaaaaggcatgatttggggtttgaaaccatacaacaacaacaacaacaagcccagtataatcccaccatgtggggtctggggagggtagagtgtgcgcagacctaacccccaccttgaaaggtagggcggctgtttccgaaagaccctcggctcaagagaggagaacaagagaggaaaaaaagacaaaaggttagataggaccaagcatatcgaaaacaatatgaaagcaaaaaataacaaaagcgagaaagtcatggtagaacagtccggaaagaaaagagcattaactactatagataactaagataaccaaagtacaacggcccaacaaatataagcagcaatcaaatgcagaaatcaaatgacaataaacaaatgagcaaaactacaactactatggtgaaaggattagccacctaaccttctatcctaatctgagtcctccacaacctcctatctaaggtcatgtcctcggtgagctgaaactgtgtcatatcctgtctaatcatctctccccaatacttcttcggcctccctttgtctctcctgaaaccgtctataaccaacctctcacacctccgcactggggcatctgtgtctccctcttcacatgcccaaaccatctcagcctcgcttcccgcatcttgtcttccaccgatgccactcccaccttgtctcggatatcttcattcctaattctatccctccttgTGTGCCCACatatccaccgcagcattcgcattttcgcgactttcatcttctgaacgtgaaatttcttgactggccaacactccgccctgTACAATAAGGTCGGTCTAACcacactttgtagaacttgcctttaagttttggtggcactttcttatcacacagcactccggaggcgagcctccatttcatccaccctgcaccaatacgatgtgaaacatcgtcgtcgatatccccatctccctgtataatagacccaagatacttgaaacttcctttcttttgaatggcctgggtaccaagcctcacttcctcatcagcctcacgcggtaggccactgaacttgcactccaagtattctgtcttggttctactcaatttaaatcctttagattccaacgtctgtctccagccctctAGCTTGtcgttaactccgttgcgagtctcgtcaatcaggactatgtcatccgcgaacagcatacaccaaggcacctcaccttgtatttgtcacgtcaattcatccatcaccagggcgaatagaaacgggctacgagctgatccctgatgcaaccccatcataatagggaagtgctccgagtctccttctaccgtccttaccctggtcttaactccatcatacatgtcctttatcgctctaatgtacaccacaggtacacctttagcctccaagcatctccataggacctctcttggcactttgtcgtaggccttttctaggtcaatgaatactatgtgcaagtccctcttccgcttcctatactgctccaccaatctccttacaatatgaatggcttctgtagtcgagcgccccggcatgaatccaaactggttctctgaaatagacacacctctcctcaccctcatttccatcaccctttcccacactttcataatgtctcccttgttcttgtacacgggaatcattatactccacctccattcttccggcatcttcgttgtcttgaaaatgacattaaataaCCCAGTCAATcactccaagcctaccctgcctgcattcttccaaaattccccaggaatctcgtcaggtccggtcgctcttcccctgcgcatcctacgaacaactcccttaacctcctcaacctttatactcctacaatatccaaagttgcgacgcctatccgagtgctccaagtctcccaacacaatgtctctgtcccctccttcgttcaagagttcatgaaagtatgactgccatctctgtctaatgcgagattcctgtaccaacacttggccatccttgtccttgatgcacttcacttgatccaagtcgcgtgccttcctctctctcgccttggTGAGCTTAAATAGCTTTTTATCCccacctctgtcctctagttctgcataaaggcgttcaaaggcagccgttttagccgccgaaactgccaacttcgcctcctttctcgccatcttatacttttccccTGTTCGTTcgcttctcttcatcatccttgctatctaccaacttcacatatgcctgcttctttgcttctaccttcccttggacttctccattccaccaccaatcccctcggtgcccaccacggcggcctcgtgagacccccaatacctctctagctgcttccctaatgcaactggccgtcctatctCACACACTGCTCGCATCCCCCCTACTATTCCATactcccatagccatcaacttctcccccatctctaggGCACTAGACGGAGTCAAACTTCCCCACCTAATCCTCAGTCGGTCATCTACGactttaaatataaaacttgacccataagtttatattttataaaaaagacccataagttggtaaaatatttttaacaactactcccaccaaccatttaccaacctcattaacttccaccaacctttatttatgtctaccatgtgggaggattatattaaagagtacttacattactattcatgttaaattttcgtttttattgaactaaagtttgatcaatagATGTTGTATTTtatagaaaggtcttctagtagcgtatttaTTTTgctatgaactatgacttgctcatttggtaagattgcaTAAGAATtaggaatgttttgatagttttcacaacttgtggagtttttatgtctataagagaaaatacaacttaagatgtccacattacatgtccaaacatggtttcaaaccatgtccaaacggctccttagaaCAATGCCactgtctggttttgacttgagAATGATTTCTTGAAGGTAAATAAAGGACAGATTCATGTGTTGAGAATGTGCATCAGAAAGCATTACCCATCATGGTCTTTAGATGGACCTCGTGGTTCTTtgtttttttggatcaaaatcctCTCTCGTTCCAATTTGTATTGCATTGCCTCTACTAGCTGCAACTCTCTTTGCAAAAGAGGCAACTTTTCAATAGTCTCTGTTGTATGTAGATAAAGCGACACTGTCTCGTGCTAGGCCAAGTGCAAGTAGAAATGGGCTTGCTTCACCCCGTTCTTACTAGGTTTCGAATTAGGTGTGTCGATAAAGATACTGATGAGTTGAAGTCCAGGGCCATTGACAACAAATAAGGGTATATACCAAAATTTTGCAAGACTCGTAATCACATTTCTAATGATGCCTGCAAATCTCAAAGGTGACCTAAGGAACCTTGCCAATTACAAATACACGGGAAAGGTTAATGAAGTGAACAGGTCAAGGTTTTGGGTTCAAAAGAAACAACATGCAAGTTGTATAACAACGTTAATGTGCGTAGCAATGTGCAGCCTGTTGATCTGGATCCTCTAATCCTAGGACTTAATGCATATTATGGACCACACCAAACACAAATATTGCTTCAAACTTATACTCAGAATTACAAGGCTGCAACCAAATCTAAGTTGAGTTGCAGCATCTGGGCTATGAACATGATTACTTATTGATCCTATAGTTGAATGCGACTGTGAACATGTAAATATGCTAACTGAATAACCAAATTGTAGAAGCTGTTTTTTCTGGTGAAAGCACAACTACTTTCAGTAAAATGCCAAGTTATTAGAGAATCCGAGAGTAGGATGCCCAAGTGATGCATGCTCCTATTTCAGAGCCTTTTTGAAGCAAGATATAACCCGAAAATATGCTTCTTTTCTACTTTGACGAGCTGCAAGGTCTACCCCTTTAAGAGTGTCTGCAACTTCAAGTGTACAACATAAAAATACAATTTGTCTCACTTGTCTGCCTAGAGAATGACATACCAATTGTTTGCCTGGTGTCTGATACCCGCTTTAGGCTCCCGGCTAATGTGGATTCAGGCTATGTTAGGCCCACTAAAGGGGAAAGAGCGCCGGCTATGATTTTTTTATTCACACAGCTTGAAGGATGGAAGGATCCTCCATTTCACCAAACATGGCCAAGGCTAGAAGGTTATGTAAGGGCTCGACTGAATCCGGTAGATTTAATCCAAACCCCGTCTTTGTGTCAAAACATTCACTAAATAGgtataaaatttaaattcaaaaCTCAATTACTAAGATCTGATGTGGCTATCCTAGCATTAAGAACTTATGAAGTTCAAATCCCAGTTCTGCCTCAGCCACCACAACCCTTGTGGTGAGGGTTGATTGTTATCTTTTAGACTATGCTGAAGTACTTTTTTTTTACCCCTCCCTAGAAGCTTCCCCTTTGTTTCGACTCAAACCACGACCTTAAAAGATTGAAGCTAGAGGTGCTTACCACCTGAGCAACCCCTCTCAGATTGTTCTTTAATATAAAATAAAGTAAAGATGCTAAATTTAACTACCTCCGGATCAAAATAAATGTTCCCCTAGTCTTTTTCACAAAAACTAACTCCTATGATTTTTttttagatattttaactaaactaACCTTAATTAATACTCTCTTCGGATAAAAAAAAatatccacttagccttttttttttgtcaaaaaaattattcacttattaaatcaagaagtAATTAATCTTATCTTACCAGATTTGTGATCAAATCCCAAATGtttatttaattagggataatttaatcaatttttttttgggagTGAATAGTTTCTCAAGGGTGCGCAAATGGCAAGTTCACTTGcctatttagagcctgtttggatgggctgaTGTCTATAAACtgcaaatagcttataagctaaaaatttttttttttggcttataagatgttttcagcttataagctgctttagacaAGCTatgtcaaatgagcccaattatttttttaatttattttaagcacaaaataactttaagctggtcagccaaacactcaaaaaaactgaaacagcatataaacaacttataaacaacttttaagccaatccaaacggctCTTATTGCCTTGAgtaaataggggcaaatatggaaCACAGGAAAAAGATATTAACGGGGTGTACTAACCGAACTCAAGGTGACCGCCAGGAAGTGCAAAAGTGCTATGACCGACAGCAGACAGACGTTTACCTAACAGAACTTTACTACTTCCCTTTATAACAAACACTGCTACTCCCACTTTTGGCACCCGAGTTGACGCCGTTTCCATTTTTCCGGCACCCCAATAAATTTTACATTGCTGTGGAGTGTATTtataattgagaaaaaaaaaaaaagtttggttaAGTGGTCCAGTTACTTTTTTTGGAGTCGAAAACGACTTGGAAGATGTAGGGTCATGCACGGACCCGAAAACAATTACTCCCTCGGTCCCAATTTAATAGCCTATTTAGCCCATCTTCTAagattaatttattttaaaaaatattttttacaaaataatttatatttagtCAATTAATTTAAATAACACTTTTAAACAGTAATTAGCATTTGATCAAATTTTTAAAAAgtgtatttttatttaaaatgctTTGCTAAAAAGTGTTTAtgggaaaaaattatttttcttagcTTCTAAAAAATTATTTCTACTATTACCAGAAAGTACTTATTTTCACTTAAAAGTTTTGGCCAaataccttattttttttttaaataaacacTTTTAGAGAAAAATAAGCTTAGCAAAACACGCTATAAGTGTCTTACTTGTCTTTTTGGTTTGTCCAAAAAATAgtatctctttctatatttaataagttttTCAATCCTAACATTCTAGGTGACAAGTTTAAGACCTCAACATTTAAAGGACTACACACATAtatttaatttaagatcacaaaattcaaaagtctttttatttttttaattttgtgtcaagttaaactaagacacttaaatcgAGACGGACAGAGTGTACTCCTTCAGTCCCAAGTCAATTGGTTCACAATCTTGTTTTTTCCAAATCTTCTCCATAAATTTTCATGACAAAAACAAAGTCAGTATGTGGaactagaagaagaagaagagataatGATAAAATATGGagtagaagaagagaaaaaagaaagatgaGAACATGAGAGAAggaaatgaataaaaaaatttgaattttgaataTAAAAAGTAGGTAAATATTAATTTTTGTCCCAAAGTTGATCTGGTCGAGGTGACCTTTTATTTCACATGCATGATGCATATGTAAATAAATGCATTAAAAAATCATTCAAATTTCAATGCACAACAAATCAGGCAGCACAGATCTCAATTTCTTCCTACCACTGCTCAAGTTTTTCCTTACTTTGTTATGAACTAGAGCTCTTCTCACTTGTGAGAAATTAATTTCCAGCAGGGGGAAAAGTAAGTTGTGATAGTGCATTTACTTAAGTGTTGGCATTGGAACAAAAATAACAAAGGTGAGATTTTTTTCTGCTACTGATAGTCCATGTGGCATATAGTTGTTTTCTTTTGCTGATAAAGGCTAAATTAATAGTTAATTCTTCAATAATACAAATTAAGTCTGTACCCTTGTGAAAAAATGAATCAACTAGGCATCATTAGAGCTCAATAATGCATATTCTAACTCCACCTTGAATATTCATAGCTTCCATAGGATATACATATATCAGTTATCACAGTAGGCTTGTTcccacatgtttttttttttttttgagtgatTTAGCAGttacacacaacaacaacaacaacaacatacttaatgtaatcccacaagtggggtttggggacAGTGGTGTGTACGCAGACTTCACACCTACCTTGTGACGGtaaagaggttgtttccgaaagaccctcggctcaagtaaagcatatcaaaacagGTTTAGAAAGGAAATACAGTAGTGAAGAACCCATTTTGAGAATAATGGGCAATGAACAGTATCAACAACAAATAATATGATAATTGAAGCAAAAGAATTAGCGGCCACACGCAGTTGAGGCAAATAGATTCATCCCTTGTTTGTtccttggaatttggaaaacagaTAATTTTGAAGGAGTAAAATGCATGAATTTTATGTTTGTCAAAACTGCTCTGAAGATATATTACTTGCAGGATAAAATCACGAATCAAGCAACTCGGGGAGGTGGAAATTAAGTACATGGCTCAGAAGTGTTCGGAGTTGCATGGTAGCATTCACAATCTGATCAAGAAAGGGGAGGATTCAGATAGTGGGATGATTAGTCAACTGGACAAGGCTTCAAAGCGCCTACTTAGTGTAGCTTCATTTCTCAGGCAATTGGAGAGGGCTCAACGTAAGAACGCGATATCTGCACAACTAGAGGCACTATTTGAAAAAGCTCTTGAAGGCTTTCCTGAGAAGGATCCCTCCGTGTATTACAAAACGATCTCGAAGCTGCAGAAGATTATTAAAGCTTCAAAATCAAATAGTCAAATGATATCTAAGGTTCTGGAAATTATTAAGCTGGAGAATATTGCTGAGCAAATTAAAGCTTCAAAGCCATCAAAAGTATCTATCCCAATGGGGAAGATCACTAAGAAGATGGTGGGTTTTATCGACACTTTGCTAGAATATCTACAGTATCGTGACCTCTTCCCGTCTGTGCTTGACAGAAAGATGAGATATCTACGAGTCTTCTTATCTTCAACTGCAAAGCTGTGCATTGAGCATGAGAATATGATTGATCTCTTCACCCATATTGAGGATGTAGCATACACTGCAGCACACCTATATTTCTTAGGGCTAGCGTACAACATGGAAGACCGAAACCAGCCACGTGTGTTGGATCATGAATTTTCTAAATTGCTGGAAATGTTGAGTCCTTTAAGGCCTGAACTGAGGCAGATTTATTTGAGACTCTTGATAGCATTAAAGTCATCACGATCAGTGGCTACAATGACCGCCGAAAgtatgcttgattttgttaatggtCTCCAAGAGGAGCTGCTAAGTTCTGATGCCAGTTTGAAAGTTACCTTTGATGATCGAATTTCGTGGCTACAACAAGGACTTTCTTCCATTTCTGGATTTCTCGATAGCATAGTATTAGAAAGTACTCCACTCGaagaattcaattctattcaatCACATATTGAAGCTCTGGCCATTGAGGCAGCAATTGTGATCTACTCCTCCTATGATAAGGAAATGACTACTGAAATGGACCATGTGTCTTTTCTTTTTCAGCTCAAGTTTAATCATGTCAAGCTAGAAATCCATCTGATTCAGATGATAAACGGTGAAGCTATAATAGCTCCTCTAAGAGATCTGATTGATTATGTTCGGGAAAAGTTGATATTTTTGAGAACTTTTCTAATGGATTTATTGGAGCAGTGCAAGGAGCATACTAAGATGACAGATCTTTTGACCCTAATTCAATCTGTGACCACCCAAGCATGGTCAGTCATTAATTCTCTTTCTCATGACTCAGACCACAAACTCGTGGCCACGAAAATTAATCCCTTGCACTTCCAATTGCTTCTTAAGTTCAAGTTTATTAAAGCAGCGATTAGACAGATATGTCCCAGCATTTCTGAATCATCAACATCGAACCATCCTACAATAAATCTGCTGAATTTTCTTCCTATTAACTTTGAGGTCATTGATTCCTATATGAGCATGCTAAAATCCTCAAAGACGTCATCCTCGGATATCCCTATGATTCATGAGTTTTTTATGGGGTTTCATGAATACATTCTTGACAACCTGCTCCTGAAGGATGAAACTTATTCGACATTTATTGTTGCAGATCAGATTAAAAAGTTTTTCCATGGGTTGCTGCTCCTGGTAACATATCTTTTTGATCCTCTAGTTCAGGGAATTGGATGCATGAAGCAGAATGATCTCTTGACAGGATTCGGAGCTATGGTAGTTCAGGCTGAATCTGCTATCTGTTTAATTTATGAGGATGCTGTAGATAGCAACAAAAGTAGGAAGGTCAATCTTGTTCTTCAGTTTTTGACTATTGCTTTCAAGCTTATTGAATCTGAGCAAAGTTTTACGGATCTACTAAAGCACAAAGCCACTTTGAAAGCTCAAATTCTGGATCTGATTGAAAGTGCTAATGAAGATCTTGTTTTCCTTAGAGCTTTTCTCATGGATGTTCTCACGCAACATACAGAGCTTAATGAATTGCATGGTCTCTTGAAGCATGCTGAAGCGACTGCCCACAAATTAGCACAAATCAGTGGTTCTTGTTATGAAAGTTTCATTGACGGAAGCAACACTGAGAGGATGAGGCTTTCTTTATCTGATTTGCTACAAGAGATCGACTCTGTCAAGGTAGAGTTCAGAAAAGTATGCTTTCAACACCTAGATGCATCACCTTGCAACATGAAGGATGGAGAAGGCCTTATTAATTTCTTATTAGACCACCAGGACGGGCTGCTCCACTGTGATGCTTGTTCAATCCCTTTTCTGAAGAATCAGATCCCAATGGTCAAAGACAAGCTAGTGTCTTTGGGCTCTTTCCTTGCAGATATTGTACAGTATCGGCATATGCATCAAGAGATCAAAGACCTTCTGAAACGTATTCAAGATAGAAAGTATGTCTGTCTCTTCCCCATCAGGGATTATAGACCCACATGGTATTACATGTTATATCTTTCTGATGTCAAGCAATTGCTTAAGTTTGTTGAGGCAGAGGTCAAAATGATTTGTCTCAAAGTTCCAGATTCATCAAATTATAGCTTCCCCAAGACGAATGGATTAGGATTTCTCAATTGTTTCCTAGGAAAATTGGAGGAGCTGTTAAATTCTAAGCTCGATTCAATTATCAACCTAAAGCTTCAGATTGGATCAGTCAAAGAGGGCTTATTATGTCTAAGATTGTTGATTGGTCATTTTGCAGAAAGTGATTATGAGCATAATGAAGTTTATACAAGTGTTACTGAAATGGCATACAAGGCAGAGTTTGTCACTGACTTGTGCTTGACCTGTTCTCATCCACTCTGGTACAAAGTTCTTTGGATTTCCGAAGTTGTTCAGAATATTAAGCTCTTAATTGAAGTTGTCAGGGAGACTTGTGAAAGAAAGAAGATTGATGATACAGTGCCAGAAGTTGCAAAGACCTCCGCTAATGCGTTGCTATATTTATCCGCTAATCCTCCAAGAGAAAATGAAGAAATAGAGGCATTTCTGGATGCGACGAACATACTAAAGAAGCAGCTACTGGAAGGATCACCTCAGCTAGATGTTATCTCATTGGTCGGCATGCCTGGAATCGGTAAGACTACTCTTGCCGAGAAGATTTATAATGATCCAATAGTCACCTCTCACTTTGATGTCCGTGCTCAGTGTCGTGCGACTCAAGTATATTCATGGAGAGACTTGTTGCTAACCATTATGAATGGTGTGCTTGAACCTGCTGATCGTAATAAAAAGGAAGATGGCGAATTAGCTGATGAGCTACGTAAATTCTTGTTGACCAAGAGATTCTTAGTTCTCATCGATGACGTGTGGGACAATGAAGTGTGGGACGATTTGCATATGTGCTTCAAAGGTGCTCGTAATAGGAGTAGAGTTATTTTAACAACCCGACTGAACAGCGTTGCTGATCATGCTAAATGTGAAAGTGAACCCTATCATCTCCGTTTAttcagtgatgatgagagttggGCATTATTACAGAAAGAGGTGTTTCGAGGGGAGAGCTGTCCACCTGAACTTGTTGATGTGGGGTTTCGAATAGCAAAATGTTGTGGAGGGTTGCCTCTCTTCATTGTATTAGTTGCTGGTGTTCtgcaagagaaaaagaaaaaaatggaattGTGGAAAGAAATAGAAGAAAGTCTAGGTTCGCAGAATATTGGTAGCTTGGAAGAGACCATGTCTATGATTGGATTCAGTTACAAGAATTTACCACACCAGCTAAAGCCTTGTTTTCTCTACTTTGGCGGACTTTTGAAGGGCAAGGATATTCATGTCTCAAAATTGACTCGGATTTGGGTAGCTGAGGAGTTTGTACAAGCAAATGAGGAAGAAGGGCCAGAAGATGTTGCACAAGGTTTCTTGGCAGATCTTATTAGTAGAAATTTAGTGATGGATGTGGAGAAGAGACCCAATGGCAAGCTGAAAACGTGCCGCATTCATGATCTGTTGCATAAATTCTGCTTGGAAAAGGCCAAACAAGAGAATTTCTTTCGCCGTATCAATAGGTATAACTGTATAAGAACTGCACTAATTCTATTATATTATTTTTATCCTAACTCTCATTTTCTCTGTTTTTCTTTTATCAGATTCAGTGGAGAGGATATATTTCCCGAAAAGCCTAAGGAATACCGGTTGTTTGTTCACTCTTATGAGGATCAGATTGATCTATGGCAGCCATCTCACTCAAATGTTCGCTCTTTACTATTCAATGTGATTGATCCGGGTAACTTTTTATGGCCGTGTGATATCTCCTTCATCTTTAACAGCTTCAAACTTGTTAAAGTGTTGGATTTAGAATCACTAAACATTGGTGGGACTTTTCCCAGTGAAATACAATCCTTAATTCATTTGAGGTACTTTGCTGCTCAAACTGATGGAAACTCAATTCCTTCATCTATAGCTAAGCTTTGGAATCTTGAAACTTTTGTGGTTAGAGGATTGGGAGTGGAGATGATATTACCTAGTTCAGTTCTTAAGATGGTTAAATTGAGGCATATACGTGTAAAGCTTCGTGCTTCATTTAGTTTATATGAGAACGTAGGTGAATCACTTGCTGACTCTAAATTAGATAATCTGGAAACCTTTTCTACTCCTCATCTTGCTTATGGTGAGGATGCAGAGATGATATTGAGAAAGATGCCAAAATTGAGAAAGTTGAGTTGCATATTTTCAGGAACATTTGGTTATTCAAAGAT
Encoded proteins:
- the LOC132641847 gene encoding putative late blight resistance protein homolog R1B-17, translated to MAQKCSELHGSIHNLIKKGEDSDSGMISQLDKASKRLLSVASFLRQLERAQRKNAISAQLEALFEKALEGFPEKDPSVYYKTISKLQKIIKASKSNSQMISKVLEIIKLENIAEQIKASKPSKVSIPMGKITKKMVGFIDTLLEYLQYRDLFPSVLDRKMRYLRVFLSSTAKLCIEHENMIDLFTHIEDVAYTAAHLYFLGLAYNMEDRNQPRVLDHEFSKLLEMLSPLRPELRQIYLRLLIALKSSRSVATMTAESMLDFVNGLQEELLSSDASLKVTFDDRISWLQQGLSSISGFLDSIVLESTPLEEFNSIQSHIEALAIEAAIVIYSSYDKEMTTEMDHVSFLFQLKFNHVKLEIHLIQMINGEAIIAPLRDLIDYVREKLIFLRTFLMDLLEQCKEHTKMTDLLTLIQSVTTQAWSVINSLSHDSDHKLVATKINPLHFQLLLKFKFIKAAIRQICPSISESSTSNHPTINLLNFLPINFEVIDSYMSMLKSSKTSSSDIPMIHEFFMGFHEYILDNLLLKDETYSTFIVADQIKKFFHGLLLLVTYLFDPLVQGIGCMKQNDLLTGFGAMVVQAESAICLIYEDAVDSNKSRKVNLVLQFLTIAFKLIESEQSFTDLLKHKATLKAQILDLIESANEDLVFLRAFLMDVLTQHTELNELHGLLKHAEATAHKLAQISGSCYESFIDGSNTERMRLSLSDLLQEIDSVKVEFRKVCFQHLDASPCNMKDGEGLINFLLDHQDGLLHCDACSIPFLKNQIPMVKDKLVSLGSFLADIVQYRHMHQEIKDLLKRIQDRKYVCLFPIRDYRPTWYYMLYLSDVKQLLKFVEAEVKMICLKVPDSSNYSFPKTNGLGFLNCFLGKLEELLNSKLDSIINLKLQIGSVKEGLLCLRLLIGHFAESDYEHNEVYTSVTEMAYKAEFVTDLCLTCSHPLWYKVLWISEVVQNIKLLIEVVRETCERKKIDDTVPEVAKTSANALLYLSANPPRENEEIEAFLDATNILKKQLLEGSPQLDVISLVGMPGIGKTTLAEKIYNDPIVTSHFDVRAQCRATQVYSWRDLLLTIMNGVLEPADRNKKEDGELADELRKFLLTKRFLVLIDDVWDNEVWDDLHMCFKGARNRSRVILTTRLNSVADHAKCESEPYHLRLFSDDESWALLQKEVFRGESCPPELVDVGFRIAKCCGGLPLFIVLVAGVLQEKKKKMELWKEIEESLGSQNIGSLEETMSMIGFSYKNLPHQLKPCFLYFGGLLKGKDIHVSKLTRIWVAEEFVQANEEEGPEDVAQGFLADLISRNLVMDVEKRPNGKLKTCRIHDLLHKFCLEKAKQENFFRRINRFSGEDIFPEKPKEYRLFVHSYEDQIDLWQPSHSNVRSLLFNVIDPGNFLWPCDISFIFNSFKLVKVLDLESLNIGGTFPSEIQSLIHLRYFAAQTDGNSIPSSIAKLWNLETFVVRGLGVEMILPSSVLKMVKLRHIRVKLRASFSLYENVGESLADSKLDNLETFSTPHLAYGEDAEMILRKMPKLRKLSCIFSGTFGYSKIVMGRCVLFPRLEFLSHLESLKIVSNSCPAKLPHVFNFPSRLRELTLSKFRLPWNQILIIAALPNLETLKLLVRAFEGDEWEVNDSDFPELKYLELDDLNIAQWSVSEDAFPMLEHLVLTKCKQLKEIPSPFDYAISLRRIEVNWCSWSVANSAMETQRAQHEDMSNDAFTVIIHPPDWTRGSSP